The DNA sequence gctcacagtcatatatatgatgggacacagggcccccaatggagaaggtagagaaagcacccaaggagctgaaggggtctgcaaccctattggtgcaacaataatatgaactaaccagtacccccagagctcatatctctagctgcatatgtagcagaagatggcccagtcggccatcactgggaagagtggccccttggtattgcaaactttatatgccccaatacaggggaatgccagtgccgagaagtgggagtgggtgtgttggggagcagggcagagggagggtatagggaactttcaggatagtatttaaaatgtatataaagaaaatatctaataaaatgttattttagtctattttaaaaataaatatataaataacaaaaatcaatatTATAGTTGTATAAATTTCAAGTCTCATTCTCACCATCATGCTTCCTTTATACAAACCCAATCATTTTCAAGTTAATGATACCTTCTGTTACTTTTATATGTAAACACACTCATAAATGTACATATCCATGATAAATGGCCAAAACAACACAGTAAAAtaggcaaatatatatatttgttgctTTCATTTCCCTAATGTTGATCACCATTAAAAAGTGGAATGAATTTTTTCATGAAAGAGTGACTTTCAATGCATTTTAACCAACCTGTTGAGGGAAAAATCTACAACTGGCCCCGGCACCAGATGATCTCACTCACTAAGTCTCTCAGCCTGCCAACTAGCCAGCCATGACAGGTCACATGTCTCCCACCAGGCCATCTCTTGGAAAAGGCCCCtaagtttctcttcctttcatgcAATGCCCCAAGAACCACTCATTAGCCATCTCAACAATTAACAGTAGACTCAAGACACTTAATGCTTCATTAGCCAATCATATGTATGCAtcaaaaataacataatttacaAATGCCAATGCAATAATTTCAGATgcaaatgatgatgataaagttTTAACACAATTgttctaaccttttgataacaccatgtCGCCCTCCTTTCTGGTTCGCTTTCTCCTCATCAGACCCCTCTGTCTCCTCAACTTGTTCTGCCTCGCTactcctgtccaatcacaagcctccaACTGCCCTATTGTGATTGAACATGGAAAATGCTGAAACACCAAACAAACTCATATTTTGCAAATTGTCTTCTATATGCTTAAGTGAAATATTCTGTCAGTAAAATTGCTAAAGCCACACTAACAATATCTTCATTTCCCCATTAGATGTGGATAATTGTGTCCAGTGTCTGGAGAACCAATATGCTAACACAGAACGAAATCACTGCATTCATAAAGTTGTTGTATTTCTCAGCTATGAAGAACCACTGGGGATGGCACTTTTCTTAATCTCTTTGTGCTTCTCTGCATTCACAGCTGTGGTTCTCGGGGTCATTGTGAAGCACCACAATACTCCAATTGTTAAGGCCAATAACAGAACTCTCACCTATATCTTGCTCATCTCACTCATCTTTTGTTTCCTCTGCCCTTTGCTCTTCATTGGCCATCCAAATGCAGCCACCTGCATTCTACAGCAAATCACATTTGGAATTGTATTCACTGTTTCTGTTTCCACTGTCTTGGCTAAAATGATTACTGTAGTTCTGGCATTCAAAATCACAGCCTCCCAAAGAATGATGAAGTACTTTCTAGTTTCAGGGGCAATTAACTACATCATTCCCATTTGTATTCTCATTCAAGTTATTGTATGTGCAGTTTGGCTGGGAGCTTCTCCTCCTTCTGTTGATATTGATGCACAGTCTGAGCATGGACACATTATCATTCTTTGCAACAAGGGTTCAGTCAATGCATTTTACTGTGTTCTGGGATACTTGGCTAGCCTGGCCATTGGGAGCTTCACTTTGGCTTTCTTTTCCAGAAACCTTCCTTGTGCCTTTAATGAAGCCAAATCCATAACATTCAGCATGATggtgttctgcagtgtctgggTCACTTTCATCCCTGTTTACCATAGCACCAAAGGCAAGGTCATGGTGGCTGTGGAGATCTTCTCCATTTTGGCCTCCAGttcagggatgctgggatgcatATTTGTTCCCAAATGTTACACAATATTGTATAGACCAGACCAAAATTCTCTTGAAATGATCAGGGTGAAATCATCCTCCCATGCTCGTATTTCATAAATTCCAAAAAATGTATAGTTTGTTCATAATCACCAATATTGGATTATATTGCCATAACTTTCTGATGTTGGAATAACTCTCACTGTTTCCTCTAAGGATATTGCCTAGCAATACCTATCTACTAATATCCCTATTGATTTTATAACCTTCCACAATGTTCTAAATCACTCTTCCTCTTTGACAGAAAGAGATAATAGAATCCTGATCCATTCTAAGACTTAGAGAAGTTCTTCTAGTAGCATGCATGAGAGAGGAATATTTTATCAATAGGTTGTTAGAATATTTCCAAAGATGAACTGATGTCTCTGCAGATATAATCATGGCCTGTTCTTGTAGAGGAACTGATTCAATACTCAGCCTGACCAACTGCTGTTACCAAACACCTGTAACAATAGCTACAATTAACCAGATGCTCTCTTTTGGGTTGCAATTTACCTGAAGCTATTTATGCTTATAATgaaatactcaaacacacacacacacacacaaacagacacacacacacacacacagagagagagagagagagagagagagagagagagagagaaatatgcccacaaataaaattacataaaatttaaaaagatacagaAGAATATGACAAAAACTTTACACTGGGAGTCTGCTTTTCAATGTTCTCATAAGGTGTCAGAATTATAGTAATCTACAGAGAAAGGATCCGATATGTGTGGAAATGACTAGGTTTTTCTTTCAGACACTTTACATATAACTCTCAATTTTAAGTATATCATCAAAGACACACTAATGAAATTGTCAGGGAAAGTACAGCTTAACAAAGTAATCTCTTCTATGTGTGGAATTTAGATGACTCTGTGCAAAAGATCAGCTTTGACACCACAAAGTAACCCAAAGGAGGTAGTTGTTGAGAGTCTGTGCTGAGGTCAGCTGACATGGGTTGGTTGGCCAAGAAACTCACAGCGACTGCTGGCTATGACATCCCATgtttagagaagagaaagagggggagaatcAAACATtaatagacacatacacacaaacatactcatcCACATGCGCATtggcacacacacagtggtcGAGGCAAATATAAGTTCTAGCAACTtagcacatacaaatacatacatttacacacatggagagacagacagagagacagacaaacacataatACTTACAGGTTTGATGGCTTAAGCCAAACTCTTACATCAGGTTTAAAGCAtttcacataaacacatatgtacaaatatgtgGGTAATTGCATGCTGgtatccagtcaagctgaggcctgaaccccgatggtcataattcacctatatgacatggtaggcattccttcatgctcctggaactcaggcccctgcctaaggtaccacctcccacagcccccacaagagaagcatNgtcagtagtcacataagcaatggcccaagcatctgaccttcaggctaaactcctccccagttacctagcaacagtaaagaccataaaaggggctgttaagCCCCCAGCtcactctcttattcctttgtcgtCTTAACTCTCACATCTtttacttctctctcctcttccctttctctttgtcttctctcctctcctctctactttctctttctctccttctctccttctctcctcctctccctctccctctccctctctctctctctccctccctccttccctctcctttctctctttctcctgcatttctataataaagctcttgaACCATAGAGTCTCTGTAGAGTCTCTGTTCTTCAAGTTCAGCTGCGCACTCTGGTTAGTGCTGGGAACTttttcccctattccctctctcccacaaccctggtggctttagcaaagtagctccagggcAGGGGGAGTCCCCAGGCAgtgctgccccttggccacctcctgaagagtgggatagagaaATGCCctcccagggatgagtggatagggtagatagcagccttcccatgcctgactgaccagagaatagggaaactctagGGTGTGTGGTCATCTTTTTCCTATCCCACAGATCTCCGGGcccctcctttttattttgttcccaacacaaaTGTACAAAGATGCACATCTACACATAACACATACTAATGGCATAATGTAACAAAGTTCAAACAGACAGGTTCCAACTATAtctcaacacaaacacacatacatatatacacacaattgtTGGAAGGAACAAGCTTCAGAACACAGCCAAACATCCTACATATATACGTATGTGGAGAAATGATGAATGGAACAAATCAtcaacacaaacatacacacagtttacacaaacaaacacacacacactgggagggCATTTCTCTatcccatatatatgtatgtatgtgcacacacacacacacacaaacacacgttgGAAGACATAAAGTTCCAACATAATCCTACATGaagtttatacacatacatacatacatacatacatacatacatacatacatacacatagttgatGGGTGGAAAGTACATATTCCAACCActtaattctttcttctatcaCTTATGTAGTCCAGAAAAACCTTTCAGGAACTAAaatgatttgttttagttttcttctcgTGAATTACTATGAAAACAACAATATGTTCCCAATTACTTCACAAGAAATATTACATAGGACaggtagagaaaacaaaaacctagttATAGATTAACCAATTGTAAGGTGGCAAGGTAATCTTTCAGCAAATTTCTCTTACTGGCTGGCAGAAATCTNTAgttacaaaaatagaaacaattattttattatactgtttttcttcttttttaaaattaaattctttatttatttacattacgaATACTGCCTCACTTCCTGGTTCTCAGTCCAGAATTCTTCATCTCATCCCCTCTCATTTACATATGAAAGGCTGCTTCCCATTCCCAGCCACCCAGTATCCCCCATACCTGGGACAGCAAACCTCTACAGAAGTAGATGCACCCTCTCCCACAGAAGTCTGTCTGTCAAAGAAGTCCCCTGCTACCTATGTGCCAAAGACCATGGTCCACCCTGTGTATGCCcgttggttggtggttaagaTTCTGATAGTTCTCAGGGGTCCAGTTaagttgaaaatgtttttcttcctatggggatggccatctgcctcttctcattcttttcccCTAACTATTCCATAGGTGTTCCTAACCtcggtccaatggttggctctcagtatttgcatctgtctcagtctactgctagaaaaaaaaaaaaaaactcttggaggacagctatgctaggctcctgtctgcaagaacaaCATGGCATCAATAATAATGTCAGTGTTTGGTGCCTGCATGTGGAATGGAACTCAAATTGGACAGGTCatttgatggcctttccttcagtctctgctcNATTTTTCTccatgcattttctttagacatgaCAGAATTCTGGATCATAAATTTTGAAGATAGATTTTGGCCCCATCCCAACACTAGGGACCTTGGGTAACTACTGGAGTGGGACTATTCATGTTCCATATCACTattgttggacatttcagctagGGTTATCCATATTGAGTTCAGAAAGACTCTCACATTCCAGATATTTTGAACTTTTTAGAAATTCCTCCACTGTCCCCTACCTACATCCCCGCAGCTGCATATTTGTATACATTCTCCCTGtcctctggctttctctcctTTTGCCTGCCAAACCTGATCCTGCTTTTCCTCTCACCATCCCATCTTCCACACAAGTTCGTCCTTCCCCCATTTTCCCATACTTGtcttgatcccccttctaagtaggattgaaatATCCtgacttgggccttccttcttgttaaacttcatatggtctcTAAGTAGTATAAtgattattctttatattttggcTAATATGTACTAATAAGAgagtacatactatgtatgtCCTTTTAGTTGTTACTTtgctcaggataatattttctagttccatccatattGTGGAAAATTTCATACAGTCcttattttaaaagctgaatagaACTACATTGTGTAATTGAACCAaactttctgtatctattcttctattgaaggacatctgcgTTTTTTCTAGCTTCccactattataaataaggctgctatgaacagggAGGAGGATGTGTTCTTATGGTGTACTGgtgcatattttgggtatatgcctgggGTTGGTATAGCTGAGTATTCAGATagtactatttccagttttctaaggaaataCAAGATTGATTTTGAAAGTGGTTGTACCAATAAAAATTTCACCAGCATGGAGGATGTTCCTGTATTTCCCTCTCCACACAAGAATGTGCTATCAATTGAGTTAACTTTAAGGCAACCTTGTAAATATCAAAAGACattacttttatataaaattcaatcATATGTACTTTAAATGCTTTGAGTGCATATTTACTAATCAGCAATTCTTATCAAATTTTATCACTTTCCTGTAAGCAAAAATTGGTATATGAAATCAATCATCACCAGTCAGTTTCTGAGGTACATCAAACAGTACTGccatttttcttctcctgtgaCCATTAAAACACCTGTATTAACTAAGAAAAGTATGCCTTTCTGAACTTCTAATTGTTCCCTTAGATTTTGTACATCAGGGCCAATAGCAGAATCATCTTAAACTTGCTTCCCTACcaattttagttttcaaaatactTTCTAAGGGATGCAGTCATTACTGATAATATACATCTCTTAATTATTTCATAGGGTGATGATTGAACCAATCATCTGCTCTAGAAGCAATGCCTGAAAATGATTAAGTATTATTATTGTGAATGCTAGAGATACTGCACACTGAGGAGTTGCAAGACCATttggaattttcatatatttcttagATTAAAAGGGAAGTGGTGACAGCAAACAGAATAGAAACACATAATAGCATGAAATCTTCAGGACACAGCACTTGAGACCTTTACTTAACCAAGGTGCACCCATAGTGGTTGTGCTAACAAGTGGGCCatattccatgagttctaaagccatttgtcatTCCTCCAGCATGGTCCTGTGCAATTTTGGCCATCAAAACTCTTGCCAGTTGTCACATTACCCTTGAAATAAAACACttgtcaaaataaaactttattatataGGAACTATGAATGATGAAGAATTTATAGCTTAAATATCCCTGGAACTAGATTAGAATTGctaaatttcttttataaaaattattttattaactttccTCTATCACGTTCTTTAATAATATACAAGTAGGACCCACAGAGTCAAGAATGAGGCCTTGAGTCTTCCAGTATCATCTGCACCTCAGATCTAAGGCTGTGCCACAGGAAAACAAGCTCAAATTCTGAATGGAGATGTCTCCCAGGATTATTGACACACATAAGACCACAGGTTTATAGGCTCCCAGAACAGAAAAGtttcagtcagagacagcaaaacaaaatagcaCCAAAGTTAAACATaaggcaagaggcaagcacaagaacctaaacaacagaaaccaaggcttctTGTCATCATCACAACCAATTTTCCCCCACTAGATCAAGTCCTggatactcaaacacacacacaaaaagcaagattctaatttaaaatcacatatcatgatgatgatagaagattttaagaaggacataaatcactcacttaaagaaataagagACCACAGATAAACACGTAGAAGAcctaaaagaggaaaaacaaaaatcacttaaggaattacaggaaaacacaatgaaacagatGAAGGATTTGAACAATCCCATATaggatctgaaaatgaaaatagaaacaataaagaaatcacagagggagataattatggaactagaaaacctaggaaatagaTCAGGAGTCCTAGATGAtaacattaccaacagaatacaagaaatagaagagagaatctcaggtgcagaagatattatagaaaacattgatggAACTGTCAAAGAAACTGAAAactgcaaaaagctcctaatccaaaacgtccaggaaatccaggacacaatgagaagaccaaacctaaggataataggtatggaAAAGAGCAAATATTCGCAaattaaagggacagtaaatatcttcaacagaaaTAGGGAAGAagacttccctaacctaaagaagtcagtctggaggtttctcagaaaattggacataatactaccagaagatccagcaatacctctcctgggcatatgcccagaagaagttccaactggtattaagaacacatgctccactatgtacatagcagccttatttttaatacacAGAAGctcgaaagaacccagatgcccctcaacagaagaatggatacagaaaatgtggtacatttacacaatggagtactactcagctattaaaaacaatgaatttatgaaattcttgNNNNNNNNNNNNNNNNNNNNNNNNNNNNNNNNNNNNNNNNNNNNNNNNNNNNNNNNNNNNNNNNNNNNNNNNNNNNNNNNNNNNNNNNNNNNNNNNNNNNNNNNNNNNNNNNNNNNNNNNNNNNNNNNNNNNNNNNNNNNNNNNNNNNNNNNNNNNNNNNNNNNNNNNNNNNNNNNNNNNNNNNNNNNNNNNNNNNNNNNNNNNNNNNNNNNNNNNNNNNNNNNNNNNNNNNNNNNNNNNNNNNNNNNNNNNNNNNNNNNNNNNNNNNNNNNNNNNNNNNNNNNNNNNNNNNNNNNNNNNNNNNNNNNNNNNNNNNNNNNNNNNNNNNNNNNNNNNNNNNNNNNNNNNNNNNNNNNNNNNNNNNNNNNNNNNNNNNNNNNNNNNNNNNNNNNNNNNNNNNNNNNNNNNNNNNNNNNNNNNNNNNNNNNNNNNNNNNNNNNNNNNNNNNNNNNNNNNNNNNNNNNNNNNNNNNNNNNNNNNNNNNNNNNNNNNNNNNNNNNNNNNNNNNNNNNNNNNNNNNNNNNNNNNNNNNNNNNNNNNNNNNNNNNNNNNNNNNNNNNNggaagagaggccccttggcagtgcaaattttatatgccccagtacaggggaatgccagggccaagaagcaggagtgcgtaggtaggggagcagggcgggggggggggagtatagggaactttcaggatagcattagaaatttgaaatgtatataaagaaaatatctagtaaaaaataaGTATGCAtgcaagtgaaaaaaataaagaaatagaaacaataaataaataaatattaaaaagatgtccataaacatataagaagcctacaaaactcaaaaagattGGATCAAAAAAGAAATACCACTTTCACATTGTCAGTAAAATTGCAGTTTTTAAACCTTCAATATTCAATTATTTTGTGATAATTACCTGGACAGAAGTGTTCACTCTTTCCACATTTGTTTTGATCATTGGGAAAACATTATGAAAGGTGaagaaatgaatatttacaaCACTGAAGACTTACACCAGtgacaaactaaaacaaagttACATGGTTCAATCAAGACTCTAATGACACCATGCAAGTAACCAGAAATCCAAATTTGCAAGCCTAACTCCTCTACTCTTTCACTCTCTGGGTGGTCACTCAGCTTATCCCTACTCACCCAACTTCTCTTCACAGTATCTAATCCTCCAGCAGTGGCATATGTACCTGTGCTACCAGAGACCACACTAGCTGCCAGCGTTCTTGCTGTGTACCTCGCAAACTGGCTTTGTATCCACCCACGAATAATATCTTCAATCCTCTCCATTTCACATGACATTTTTCAAGGTACATGTATCTGGAAGATTCCCTGCTCTACCTGTGGAGAGACTTCCTGCTCTCCTAGAGAACAAACAGGGCACCAAAAGTCCAGGCAGGAACCCTGCCCATGTTCCTACTCCATTTACTCAGTGCTTCAACCATCACATCTACATCTAACACCTCCATTTCTCTGTCACCATTTCCAAGTCCTTAGCTTGGGTTAAGACCCCTGTACATGAGACCATGCCAGACAGAAGAAATCCAGCCTTGAACTATCATGGATATCGTCTGACCAACAACAAGCCACATCAACCAGATgaccagaaggaaaacaaaaggataaaaccaaataccTATCAAGAAATACAAAACAGCCCTTCCAGTCCATGCCAGCATCAGGTCCTTGCCTGCGGAGTCTCCAGACAGCCGCAAGAACCCCGACAGGATCCCCCACAGTTCTTAAGACatctggtaagtggaacacaacttctgccaggaggcaggttcgaacaccagatatctgggcaccttcccggcaagaggagagcttgcctgcagagagtactctgaccactgaaactaagaagagagctagtctcccaggtctgctgatagagtctaacataatcacctgaggaacaagctctaaccagagacaactataacaactagctctagagattaccagatagtgaaaggcaaatgtaagaatcctactaacagaaatcaagaccactcaccatcatcagaacgcagcactcccaccccacctagtcctgggcacccaaacacacatgaaaagctagacccggatttaaaaacatatctcatgatgatggtagagggcatcaagaaggactttaataactcacttaaagaagtaaaggagaacacagctaaacaggtagaagaccttaaagaggaaacacaaaattcccttaaagaattgcagaaaaCACgactaaacaggtgatggaattgaataaaactatccaagagctaaaaagggaagtagacacaataaagaaaactcaaagtaaggcaatgctggagataaaaaccctaagaaagaaatctagaaccatagataccagcatcagcaacagaatacaagagatggaagagagaatctcaggtgcagaagattccatagacaacatcagcacaacaatcaaagaaaatacaaaacgcaaaaagatcctaactcaaaacatccaggaaatccaggacgcaatgagaagaccaaaNNNNNNNNNNNNNNNNNNNNNNNNNNNNNNNNNNNNNNNNNNNNNNNNNNNNNNNNNNNNNNNNNNNNNNNNNNNNNNNNNNNNNNNNNNNNNNNNNNNNNNNNNNNNNNNNNNNNNNNNNNNNNNNNNNNNNNNNNNNNNNNNNNNNNNNNNNNNNNNNNNNNNNNNNNNNNNNNNNNNNNNNNNNNNNNNNNNNNNNNNNNNNNNNNNNNNNNNNNNNNNNNNNNNNNNNNNNNNNNNNNNNNNNNNNNNNNNNNNNNNNNNNNNNNNNNNNNNNNNNNNNNNNNNNNNNNNNNNNNNNNNNNNNNNNNNNNNNNNNNNNNNNNNNNNNNNNNNNNNNNNNNNNNNNNNNNNNNNNNNNNNNNNNNNNNNNNNNNNNNNNNNNNNNNNNNNNNNNNNNNNNNNNNNNNNNNNNNNNNNNNNNNNNNNNNNNNNNNNNNNNNNNNNNNNNNNNNNNNNNNNNNNNNNNNNNNNNNNNNNNNNNNNNNNNNNNNNNNNNNNNNNNNNNNNNNNNNNNNNNNNNNNNNNNNNNNNNNNNNNNNNNNNNNNNNNNNNNNNNNNNNNNNNNNNNNNNNNNNNNNNNNNNNNNNNNNNNNNNNNNNNNNNNNNNNNNNNNNNNNNNNNNNNNNNNNNNNNNNNNNNNNNNNNNNNNNNNNNNNNNNNNNNNNNNNNNNNNNNNNNNNNNNNNNNNNNNNNNNNNNNNNNNNNNNNNNNNNNNNNNNNNNNNNNNNNNNNNNNNNNNNNNNNNNNNNNNNNNNNNNNNNNNNNNNNNNNNNNNNNNNNNNNNNNNNNNNNNNNNNNNNNN is a window from the Mus caroli unplaced genomic scaffold, CAROLI_EIJ_v1.1 scaffold_17774_1, whole genome shotgun sequence genome containing:
- the LOC110288561 gene encoding vomeronasal type-2 receptor 116-like, with the protein product VPTSVCSADCDPGSRKFRIDGMAACCFHCKPCPENEISNETNVDNCVQCLENQYANTERNHCIHKVVVFLSYEEPLGMALFLISLCFSAFTAVVLGVIVKHHNTPIVKANNRTLTYILLISLIFCFLCPLLFIGHPNAATCILQQITFGIVFTVSVSTVLAKMITVVLAFKITASQRMMKYFLVSGAINYIIPICILIQVIVCAVWLGASPPSVDIDAQSEHGHIIILCNKGSVNAFYCVLGYLASLAIGSFTLAFFSRNLPCAFNEAKSITFSMMVFCSVWVTFIPVYHSTKGKVMVAVEIFSILASSSGMLGCIFVPKCYTILYRPDQNSLEMIRVKSSSHARIS